The Pogona vitticeps strain Pit_001003342236 chromosome 3, PviZW2.1, whole genome shotgun sequence genome includes a window with the following:
- the PID1 gene encoding PTB-containing, cubilin and LRP1-interacting protein isoform X3, with the protein MWQPATERLQVTYLGKVSTTGMQFLSGCTEKPVIELWKKHTLAREDIFPANALLEIRPFQVWLHHLDLKGEATVHMDTFQVARIAYCTADHNVSPNIFAWVYREINDDLSYQMDCHAVECESKLEAKKLAHAMMEAFKKTFHSMKNDGRIHRNSSSEEMSHELESDDG; encoded by the coding sequence gTTACATATTTGGGTAAAGTTTCCACAACAGGGATGCAGTTTTTGTCAGGATGTACAGAAAAGCCAGTCATTGAGTTGTGGAAGAAGCACACACTTGCCAGAGAAGACATCTTCCCTGCAAATGCCCTCCTGGAAATCCGCCCTTTCCAGGTTTGGCTTCATCACCTGGACCTCAAAGGAGAAGCAACTGTCCACATGGATACCTTCCAGGTTGCACGCATTGCTTACTGCACTGCCGACCACAATGTCAGCCCAAACATTTTTGCTTGGGTTTATCGGGAGATCAATGACGATTTGTCCTACCAGATGGACTGCCATGCTGTAGAGTGTGAGAGCAAGCTAGAGGCTAAGAAGTTGGCTCATGCCATGATGGAAGCCTTTAAGAAGACTTTCCATAGCATGAAGAATGATGGCCGGATCCACAGGAACAGCTCTTCTGAGGAAATGTCTCATGAATTAGAATCTGATGATGGCTGA